The genomic stretch AGGGAGTAACACTTATGTGGCTCACAGAGAATAATGGAGGATTAGGGAACTAGGGGACCAGGAGTGACACTGACCCCACACCCAAGTAATTTCATAGTCAGGGTTTATACCAAGGGGTTGGAATCTTGGAGGTAGAGCTCAGGGATTATATATGGGCCTTTGGCTAACCTGAAGGGCTAGGGCTCACAGAGGCGTGATTTAGGAGTCAAAGTCATATCTAGGTATCAATTGTCTTGTAGTCATCAGGATACGGGGAAGCTGGGATTTGGAGGTCAAAGGGAGGGGGCATACCCGTCGGTAAGCTATTTCATAGCCATCAGGGTTTCATGGAGGGCAGCAGGTGGATGCGAGTCTCTGTGAGGAGCCGAGTCACCCGAGGGTTCCCACGGAGGAATTCGAGACACAAATATTGCATGAGCAGCAAAGCAGTTCCCTGCCAAGTGCCTCATTCCCGTGCATGCCAGCTACGTACCGCACCTCAGGTTCTCCTAGAGAAGTACAATCCATGAGGTAACCCCAGGGTCTCCTGAAGGGATGTGAAGTCAAAGCCCCTACATCTCAGTTCCCTTTGTGGACTGGGTCAGAGACCTGTATCGACCCTCAGGGAGACATTCACCTCACATACCGTGGGGAACCTGACATAAGCTCACAGCTGCTCATTCACCTCTGACTTCCCCTGGGAGAACACAGAGTCATCTGCCCCCTCTCACCTCTGTATCACCTATTGTCTCCATTAGACTTCTTTTTACACACATAACCCATGCCCCCCTGTCATCCCCTCAATGCTTTCCATTgcctctcctccccattccccacctCTCTCCTTTAACCTTGATTTCCTAATCACTGGAGCTTTGGGgaccccaactttttttttgatTCTCAACTTAGCGATCTCCTATTGTCTCTGATCCCTTCCCTACTTGTTACCAGGGTGGATGAGATGCTGAGTCACCAGCCTCTCTGTTATCTCTCCCATAGTTCTTGTGCAATCCTAACTCTAGGGTGGGATTGTAGAAAGGGCCCTTGTCTGGAAGTCATATGATCAAAGAATTTGAACTGAAAGGGATGtaagagctcatctagtccaggGATCCTTAACCTAGTGTTCTGGAACTTGCTTTTGTAAAAGAGATAGATAACGGTATTGCAGCATAGCTGATTTCCTTTGTCATTTATCccgtgtattttattttatgcacttaaaagatgattctgagaaagagatacatagacttcaccagactgccaaaggggaccCTGACCACAAAAAAATGGAGAACCCCTATTCTAGCTTCTCATTTTATGGAACACATGGGTAGAAACAGAACTAGGCTTCACACTTGAATTCATTGACTCCAGATCTGGAGTTCttcacctccccaccccatacTTTGGGTATTTGAATCCTGCCCGGTCACTATCCATGTGGCTTCAGATGAGTCAATTTCCcttctctggtctcagtttcctccctttataaaatgggtacaataacCCATGCCCTGCCTAtcttccagggctgttgtaagcACTGTACCAAATACAAAGTGCAGACTGGGCACCTTCCTAGAAGAGCAGGTTCAAGGACTggagacctattttccaggttatcAGGGAGGAAAGCCCTGAAAAAGGTGTTTTAATAAGGGAGAAGAAATAATGACTGTAGTACCGACCTCACATTGGTTGCGCGAAGCCCAAATGAGTTAATAAATGTAAGGTGCTTTACAAAGCTTAAAATGTAATACCAGTTATTTTTAATCCTCTCTTAAAAGAGCAACTAGACTCCTATATCATGGGCAGAGATACACAAAAAAGCAGTTGGCAGAGGCCCAGGTGCTATCTTTGTGGAGAGAATGGAGTGGGAGGGCTGAGAGAAATTTGGTAAACAGTAAATGATTGAACCCAAGTGTAATCAATCATTCATAGACTGATGTTGATTTGGAGAGGTATCTAAGTAGCGGGCCACAGGGATCTGTCATTTTAAGCTTTCTATCAGTGGACTTGGATGAAGATAGACATGGCACGGCTTTCAAGTGTGTAGATAACACAGAGCTGGGAGTCATGATTGCAAAAGAACTTGACAGACCAGAATGATGGGCTAGGTCTGacaagattaaatttaatagggaCCAATGTAAAGTTCTATAATTGGGTTCAAATAGTCAACTTCAGAAGGATAGGAGAGATGTTTGTATGAAAAAAACCTCGGAATTTTAGTAGATTACAAGCCCCGGAGGAGCCAGCAGAATGATGTGGAAGGCAAAAAGGCCTCCAGACTTGGGGGATGGGATTGtggtggttgggggggggagcgGCAAGAACAGCTAGGAATAGAGAGTGGAACTAGAAACATCGGAGCAGGTAGGAGAGCAGGACCTCCTCACTGGAGGTTTTCATGCTAAAGCTGGTTGACATGTTTGAGATGTTCAGATGGGGGTTCATCTCTTTCAGCTCTGCTATTCTGTAAAGCGTCCTCTAGAAGGTCATTTTGGGATTATCTCCCTGAGCCCCAGGTCCATACCTAGCTCATGTTCACCAGGCTGGTCAGACATTTCCATCACGTAGAGCTTCAGGCCCTGGTGACTTTTCCCAATGCTGTAGACTCTAGTGATGTTGGGACACTGTTCATTCACCTTCTTCATTAGCTGTGAGGGTGGTGAAGTAGAGAAATGAGGGTAGTTAAAGGAGGAatctgggaaggggagagggaggctcAGGGTTCAGGGGAGTTTCTGACCTTTCTCATATCCTTGTAGTTGTGATGGCGGAACTCCAGAGGGTCTGAAGATCCAAAGCTGAGGCTCTCGGGGGAAGAGCCCATTGGGGTCTGGGTAAACAGGGTAGACCTCGTCACCAATATCCTACCTGGCCTTCCTCCACCCTTAATCCCAGTGATCCCCCAGGACTCATTGTCCTGGCCTTGTAGCCCCAGCCAcaactttcccccttcctctattCCCCCAACCACTGCTTCCTGGACCTTTCATCCTGCTTTGTTCCTCTCCCTGGGTCTTCACCTGGGAGCAGACAGGCTAGCACCTCAAGGCGGAGGCAGGCTGCACCCCCATCTAGCCAGGTCTGGGGGAGTAGCCTTATGTATCGGGCCACCTGAGGCCGAGAGAACAGTGCCAGCACCGGTGTGTCAGGATCCGAATTCCCAGGGAATACCTGAGGAGGAGAGGAGTCATAATTCACTCGCAGGGACTCCCACTCCAGAGACATATGGGACCAGAACAACATCCCGCCCAACCCTACCCACACCCCAAAGAGCCTAGGACCTCAGTAGTGGTCTCTGagtctatttttgtctttccatctccctgcctccccttatGTCTTTATATCTCACATCTTTCTGTGCCTCTCTGTCTTACCCTCTCCTTCTGTCTATTTCTGTGTCTGTACCTCCTCTCTCTCTACGactgtctatctctctatctccccACGTCCCTCTTTCCTGTGTCTCAGCCAGCTCAGAGCAGAGTCTGTCTGGTGTATCCTAAAGGAATGAGAGAGTTGGAAGCCAGGGAGGCCTGAGCTCTGGGACACTGGTGACAGGCTGGTCTGCCCACAGCCCACCCTCCCTGTCTTTCCATGCTCACCCTCTCCTGTTCCCACTCACCTCATCCCGTCCACTGCTTCGGTTTCTTAGTGCCCCACCAGGTAAGAGTGTCATTGCTGAACTGGACCTTGTAGGAAGTGACCCAGTCATACCTGCagtaggggagaggagaagaaatccTAAGGCTTCAGGGATAagagtctctctctccctctcccacccagtTCCTGATCTCAGTATCCCATGATGCTGTGCCCAGCTCTAGTCATTGCTAGAATGTCATCCTCTAGGGATCGTTTCCCCAGCTGGGGAAAAATGAGTCCCCAAAGAGAAGCAAAGTCATATCTTTGGTACAGAGCCAGGAGAAGAGTCAAAGTGTCCTGATTCTCAAGCCCAAGTTCTTTCCCAGTTGTAAATCCTAACCTTAGACCCAGGTACCCATAAGTCCTTCTATAGTCACTGCCTAGGGCAAAGGTTCCAAGTAAATGTTCTGTCCTGAGTCCTGCCCAACCAGCCTCCTCCTTTCAGTTCATCCCAGCCCAACCCAGCCTGTTCTGTCTGTCCTTAGCACCTCCAAATGGAATTCCTGCCCTGGGTGATGACACCTGTGAAACGGGCTATCCGACCAGCATCCACCTGTAGCCAAGGCCGATCATCCTCTAACTCTGGCACCAGGCCCCATCAAAGAGATCCCCATCCTCTAAGCCCGACTGCAGGACAGATAGACATCAAGAGAAGACAACATATGAGGGTAGGGGGCACAGAGTATGCAAGGGAGGAGTTTCTTTCAGGGGGAGTGTCTGAGAGGGCATTCTCcatgatttgatttgatttgctaAGAGttctgggggggggaggagttttCTCTGTCTTTGCAGAAAGCTTTACATGGGGCATCTCTTGGGTAGATTGCTACCTGTTCGGGGAGGGTCTCTGACATGGGGGTGGTTTGGGGAGGAGAGTTTCTGACCTGGATGTTGAGCCTTCCACGATGGGCTCCCAGGCCAAATGATTGGCTACTAGACGCCTGGAATTGTTCATCAGAGACTCGAAGAGATTCCAGCCCCAGGGGTGGGCAGGCCTGTGTAAGAGGAAtaaatgagggggtggggggacacaGAAAGATGGGATCTATAACGcatgtgtttctgtctgtcttaGCGTGAGTCCTTCCTTACACTTGGGGTTTGgtttatagtgtgtgtgtgtgtgtgggtgtgtgtgtgtgtgtgtatcaaccTGTGTATCTCAATGCATCTGTATCTACATGTAGGCGTCAGTGTATGTGTCTGGATGTTTCCTTCCTTGACTGAATCGTCCCTCAATTGGGAATTACCTGGCACTGGGATCCTGAGTGATCTCTTGGTTTCCTGGGCTTGGGTGGGTTGGACCcggcttcttcctcttcttcacaacaactttctTCTTCTTGATGACCCTAACCCGAAGCACTGGTTTTGCTGAGGGAGGAAGGACAGGAAGGTTGGAAGTGATCCAAGCAGAGCAAAAGCTGAGCTAGATCCCTGGAGACAGACATTCCTCATTCATGATCTTGAGGGTGGAGGATTGGGCTAGGGACAATGTATGATATTgtgtcctccccttcctcccctcataCACAGTTCCTATTCAATTTACCAAACATTTGTTGTTTCTGCTTCAATTGCTTTTCTCTCGTCATTTTTATTCATCCTTCCCTTtcaccagttctttttctgtctcttttctctaccTTTGTCTCTACTGGTTTCATGATTTCTGTATCTgacttgtctgtctctgtctcattccttccctccctccccttctcctactcttttctctttctctgttcctgtctctgtgtcccccttgtgtctctttctctctctgtctgtctctcctgtctgtttttctgtgtttctgtttctctccttatctcttctCTATCTCCCAAATCTCCCTTCCCCTGGCTctgtttctttcccccttctacgtctgtttatttcctctttgcctcCTTATTCTGAGCCCTAAATCTTCTCTCCAGCTCAAGAGACCCCATCTCTTGCCAGTCTTAGGTCTCCTGTCTTTTCAGAGCTTTTCTAAATCTGGGATCCTTGAGGGAGAGGGGGACCAGGTCCAGATGGAGTCTCCAATGCCCAGAATGTGGGAGTGTGAATAAgcaagtatgtgtatgtgtgtgtgtgtgtgtgtgtgtgtgtgtgtgtgtgtgtgtttaagagttggggagttgggggagggagtgtGGAAGGTTTTGAGTGAGTGTAGGGGGGAAGGGGCTGAGAAGTATGTGACTCGAAGGAggaggggagtggagagggaaTAGGCTGAACCACAAAAGGCTTGATTCCTATGAAGGTTCCTGGAGGTACCAAATGGGCTTAGACTCAGACCTTGagacaattcaattcagtttaacaaaGATTTATGGAACTGAACCGAACATGGAAAAGACCAACCTGAGAGGAGGGACGGGAGTCTCACCTTTCTTCTTCTGCGCCTCCTTTTTGGGCCCTCCAGGCCTCGGGGTGTAGGCGTGGGGAGCTCGGAAAGCTGGAGTCCCTGGCCTTGGGGTTCGAGGAACCGGAGCCGTCTGGGTTCCGGGTCGTGAGGTAGAGGTAGCAGGGGAACCAAGGGATTCTAGGGGTCAGGGACTCAGGGGCCGGGGGACGAGGGGTAAGGGGATTGGGCATAGAGGGAGTTGCGGGACGAAGATTCGGGAGACCCTGGACCATGGGGTGGTAGGCTCCGGGGAAATTGCAGGCCTGGGGGTTAGGGTGACCTGGGACTCCGAGGTCCGGCGGCGAGTAGTTGGGCTGGCAAAGGCTGGAATTGCCCCCAGGCTGAGGCGAGAGGTCTGTGCCAGGACGGTCAGGGTAAGCAGGAGCCCCCGCATGGCCAAGGCATGGAGGGGGTAGACAAGGGGATGGATTGCGGGAGAAGCTGTGTGATGTCTGTCCGTCGGTCAGTCCGTCGGTCTGAGTCTCCCTCCTGGTTTTGGCTCCTTCTAcggccctgccccccccccccccccccctcgcctCCGCCCCTTCCTCCTGTTTTCCCCCTTCGCTCTAAGTTGTCCCAACCCAGAAAGTGAGGGGAGGTTGTTGGTGACACGCTCCAAGCTCAGGTCCCTCCCCCCGACCAGCGGCCCCTACTAAATGGAGTCGAAAGccgggaaactgaggcccgaacTCGAGGCGGTTCCTCGTGTATTCCTCTAGCTACCCTCCTCTACCCCAGTACTGCCAGGAACCTCTGGACAGTGAAATCCAGGAGGTTGCGAGTTGGAGGAGGACGGGCCAGATAGGAGGACAGAAGCTCATCCACGTGCCGGGATGCTATCTACAACTTCCCACTCCCCCATTCCTCGTGTTGTCCAGTAACACCCCCTCAACCCCCCTTATATCCGgaggagctggaagggatgcATGGCCGAGGAATCTCCGTTTTCCATCCCCCTCGGGAGGCTCTAGCAGGGGGCGGGACTGTGGGAGGAGTGTGGTCCTATGGGGCCAAGAAGAGGGGGGAtctgagggatgggggaggggactgTGCTTGGGGAAAGACCCTAGGAGCTAAGAAGAACGGCAGAAGAGGCCAAGTTGCGGACCCAGACTTCCTGGAGCCCAGCCCGACTATACCCTCTACTATTTCCGAGGGAATGTTGaggggaaggaaactgagactgaggagGAGTGcggaaggtgggaaggagaggtTCCATCTTTGTTCAAAATCAGGCTCGAGGACTGGAGGCGAACACTGGCATCGGAGCTCCCAGTCCACTTTCCTTCTCTCCGCCCCCACCATCTGCCACGTTCCCCGTTATGGTAACTACAGCTGAGGCTGCAAATGCGGATGGGAGGGGACGGGGACCGTACAGAtgtgggagggggcggggcagatCTGGAGGCTGGGGTCGGCAGTCTAGCTCTGGAAGATCGAAATTCCCTCCGCTTTAAAAGTCTATCTGAGCCCAAAGGAACTGTTTCagtcattctcttcccttttttgcccTCTCCTCAGACCCAGGGTGGATCCCATTCAGTTCCGTAGAGTTATTAAGTGGCTGTTATGCTAGCGGCTCAGGATACACGGACAAAAACGAATAgtatctaccctcaaggaacttatattctacagTGGTTGGAGGGGGGGGGTTACCCCCTAGTATCGAAAACTCGGTGTCCTCCAACATGTCTCCCCACCCAGTTCCGGCCCTTGggatgcccccacccccacccccacccccacccaatggGTCACAATAGGGCCAGGGTCGCTTCCCAGGAGCTGGGACTAGACTGGAGAAGAGGGGGCCCGGGCAGCTCCAACAGCAGGGGTGAGACCTCGGGTCCTGGCGGGTGGAGGCGACAAATGTGGAAGCCTCTGGGAAGTGGGGGACAAGACCGAAGATGGAAAGGCTGAGCTAAAGCCGGGAGGAGAAAACTAAGATGGGAGAACAAGAACTAAGGGCGGAGAGGAGAGATTTAGGTTTGGGGTAGAGAAAAGAGGCCGGGCGGGGCTGATCTTGGAGGGGCGGTGCCTTATGGCTTTCCTCTCCAccctccagccccagccccagcccccagcccccagcccccagctcctcTATTCCATCTGGGGCTGGCTGAGTCCCGGGCCTCGCAGGGTCATCTACGGCGGGAATGAACTGCAGAACAACTTAGATTGGGGACAAACCGCCGGGGTCCGACAGCACCGATAACTCCCAGGCTTCTCTGCTCCCGAGTCTGTGAGTGATGGGAGCCGGTGGCCCGATGCTCTCCTGGAAGCCCCGGCCCCTACCACCCTACTCTCCCAGAGCCCACCTGCCTTTCTAGACTCCCTACCTTGCTCTCTACAGTCCCCTGCCCCTCAGCTCGCCCACTCCCCCGTGCCCCACCCCCCGGTCCCTTAGGCTCCTATGGTCTCTTCTCACGAGCCCCTCCTACCCTTGCGCCTGGGATCTGGGACAGCGAAGTAGTTTTAGAAGAGGGGcctgggcgggggaggggggagacgaGTAGCTCTGGGAGAGAAAGGActttggggagggggctgggagtGGGATCTGAGAAAGGAAGCGTCCCCCTGCCCCCGTCTGTCTGGCCCATAACCCACTGCTCCCACTCTCCGTGCCTCTCGTGCTTAtgtcccccacccccgccccaggcTCCGGGCTTTGCAGTTGGGTGCGTGCAGAGCGTGCAATGCCCCCGGTGCCGGGGCTGGAGGAGGGATGCTCGGTGCCGGAGATGGATTGAGGAGTGTGAGAACGAGTACACAATTGCTCCCGAGGACAGGGACCGAGATCAGGACCAGAACGGAGACGAGGACGAGGACCCGGACGGGGCCCTTGACGGGGACAGAGACGGGGACGTGGATGGGGATGCGGACGGGGACGGGGATGGGGACAGGGATGGGGACAGCTCCACGTGGTGGATTCAGTGCACAAACCAAGACGACCACTGCTATCTCCAGAGCTGCTCCCCTCCCTCCGAACCTCCTGCGCCAAGGCAAAGTCAAGCCTTCGCTTTTCAGTGGCCTCATCCTCTAGAGCTCGCCCTGGACGTATCCGCCGGCCTGCCCTGATTTCCTTGCTGGGAGAAGAGGACTCGGGGATGCTGCTGCCGCCCTTGTTCCTCTTTATCCTTTATCTGATGCTCACTCTGCCCCTGGCGATGGTGCTAGGCTGCAGAAGGCGCTCTGGAAGGCAGTCCTTGGAGGCAGCAGCTTTAAGCCAGCGCAACGCAGCCCCAAGACACGTTAGCTCTCCTTGGAATATAGACCATACCCTCGAATATCGGATACCATACCTGGAACACAGGACCGCGGCCAGAATAACACAACCTCCTTAATCCCTGCCCAACATCCAACAGGAATCTCGgactggaaacaaaacaaaacaaaacaaaacaccggAGCCCCAAATACAGCCCAAGTACAAAGGACCCCAGCACCAAACAGGACCCAGACTGGAATACATCTGAAAAAAGTAATAAAGAGGCCCTGACCCAGCCCCCTTTCTCGGTGTTGCATCTTACTGGAGTGGgggtaggaggaagaggggaaagttaTGTTGCTCTGCTCTCTTGACCTCCAAAGATGAGAAATGAGGAGGTGTGATGCTAGGTCTAACCGTATGGATGATGCTGATagtttcaaggtttgcaaagtccttttctCAAATCAACCCCGAGGTAGGTATTACACCTAATTTATGgttggggaagctgaggctcacatttattaagtgacttgcccaggtcacaactCTAGTGTCTGAGCCAAGATATAAATTTTAGTCTCCCATAACTACAGTATGCTTTCCACTAAGCTGCTTTGCCATTGTAGGTCTTCAATTGAAGGGGCAACAGGGAACAAGATCTGAGGAGCCAGACATACTGGGTTTAATCTGGCTCTGAGGTTCTGAGTGAGAGGGGACATGGAGAAACACAGCTGAGATCTGCAATAACCACACCCTGGGAGAAAGTACATACATACAGAAGACCCAGAGACAGACATGAGCTGGTAGTGTTGGGCAGGTGGAATTGTGCTTAGgccatggggagggaggggaatctAAGGAAGCTTAGAGGGAGGAGCATAGTGTGGAAAGAAAAAGGctgggaggtggggcagctaggtggataaagcaccgaccctggattcagaaagacctgagttcaaatccgaccttactagctgtgtgaccctgggcaagtcacttaaccctcattgcagaaaaaaagaaaaggactctcGTGTGAAATGTAGAAAGGATGGAAGAAATAGGAGCTAGCAGAGGGAGAAATGTGCTTTTAAAAGATTTAGGTAAGTGTATGCAGTACCCACTGAGCCCACAAAGTGGCAGATGAGCTAACCCTTTGGCTTCAATGGACTGAGCTCTGAGGCCAGAACCTGAAGCTTCAACTCTGTTCCTTTGTATTCCTccccttcttatttttttctttcccaacatAAACAGGAAAGCCCCTCTGAGGTCACTCAGAACAACCTCTATCTGAAAAATACTATATCCGCCATGATGACATCCCCGGAAAGTGGTCAGCCAGCTTTCCATTAAGacttcccagggggcagctaggtggcacagtgaataaagcactggccttagattcaggaggacctgagttcaaatctggcctcagacacttgacacttactagctgtgtgaccctgggcaagtcacttaaccctcattgcttgggtgggggggagactTCCATTGATGGAGAACTCACTGCCTACCATTTGGGTGCAGCTCCAATTCTTAGGAAACTTCTTACATGGAGTCTAGATCTGTCTCTGTACCTTCCAACCCATTACTCCTCATTTTGCCCTCAGGAGCTAAAGCAAACATCAAATCTCTTTTCTACTTGACAAGCCTTCAAATACTTTCAGACAGCCTTTCTCCCCTAAATGTCctgttctccaggctaaacattcctagCTCATTTAACCCACCCTCATGGAACATAAAGATGTAACTAGGCCCACTGGAAAAGAATAGATAGGCAGCCACGGGATTTTGGctgaaatcttggctctgctggtAAGTAACTGCTTCATCTCTTGTGAggttcaggttcctcatctataaaataagggagttgtgCAGCTAGATGGGGGCAGCCAGgtctgaagactcatcttcctgagttcaatctggcctcagacactaactgtgtgatgctgggcaaatgaGAGAAGTAAATGTGTCGTCCTCAGTAgacaggatacattattcaagtcctggggtcttcttctccctctccccaccattcTCTTCATTTCCTGCTGAGCTAGCATTTGCAATGGAGAGGAGTATGTTTCTCCCAGATAGGGCAGACAACATTGTTCAAGTCCTAGGAgctgttccccctccccaaaattctcttccttttcctattgagctagagaaggagagaACTGTGAAATCCCTGTCTTGACGCTGTCCCACGGACTGTTGAGAAGAATGTGCATCTGAACTAGCCAGAAAGgcaaaatgggggagggaatcCTTGCCTTAGGGACGAACC from Dromiciops gliroides isolate mDroGli1 chromosome 6, mDroGli1.pri, whole genome shotgun sequence encodes the following:
- the CPXM1 gene encoding LOW QUALITY PROTEIN: probable carboxypeptidase X1 (The sequence of the model RefSeq protein was modified relative to this genomic sequence to represent the inferred CDS: inserted 6 bases in 5 codons; deleted 8 bases in 8 codons; substituted 2 bases at 2 genomic stop codons), which codes for MRGLLLTLTVLAQTSRLSLGAIPAFASPTTRRRTSESQVTLTPRPAISPEPTTPWSRVSRIXRPATPSMPNPLTPRPPAPESLTPRIPWXSPATSTSRPGTQTAPVPRTPRPGTPAFRAPHAYTPRPGGPKKEAQKKKAKPVLRVRVIKKKKVVVKKRKKPGPTHPSPGNQEITQDPSACPPLGLESLRVSDEQFQASSSQSFGLGAHRGRLNIQSGLEDGDLFDGAWCXELEDDRPWLQVDAGRIARFTGVITQGRNSIWRYDWVTSYKVQFSNDTLTWWGTKNRSSGRDEVFPGNSDPDTPVLALFSRPQVARYIRLLPQTWLDGGAACLRLEVLACLLPDPNGLFPREPQLGSSDPLEFRHHNYKDMRKLMKKVNEQCPNITRVYSIGKSHQGLKLYVMEMSDQPGEHELGEPEVRYVAGMHGNEALGRELXLLLMQYLCLEFLRGNPRVTRLLTETRIHLLPSMNPDGYEIAYRRGSELVGWAEGRWTHQFIDLNHNFADLNTPLWEAEDDGLVPHTFPNHHLPLPAYYTMPNAQXVTVAPETRAVIDWMQRIPFVLSANLHGGELVVSIPLIXLGTPWEARELTPTPDDPVFRWLSTVYAGTSRAIHEPGRRPCHSEDFSPHGHIINGAEWHSVAWSMNDFSYLHTNCFEITVELSCDKFPHESELPQEWENNKDALCLCLPQVRMGISGXVLDKDTEQGIPDAVISVDGINHDVTTAPGGDYWRMLTPGDYMVTASAEGYHSATKPCRVSFEEGPTPCHFRLSKTPKQRLRELLAAGAKVPPDLRRRLDRLRGRGVRGGWRRTLTWGLYRQDLD